In a single window of the Drosophila miranda strain MSH22 chromosome XL, D.miranda_PacBio2.1, whole genome shotgun sequence genome:
- the LOC108160219 gene encoding moesin/ezrin/radixin homolog 1 isoform X4, giving the protein MSPKALNVRVTTMDAELEFAIQSTTTGKQLFDQVVKTIGLREVWFFGLQYTDSKGDSTWIKLYKKNESPAKKTIKYLKRVKKYVDKRTTSDRNGVHHSETSEEEDDMTGSMPFSTWVMNQDVKKENPLQFRFRAKFYPEDVAEELIQDITLRLFYLQVKNAILTDEIYCPPETSVLLASYAVQARHGDHNKTTHTAGFLANDRLLPQRVIDQHKMSKDEWEQSIMTWWQEHRSMLREDAMMEYLKIAQDLEMYGVNYFEIRNKKGTDLWLGVDALGLNIYEQDDRLTPKIGFPWSEIRNISFSEKKFIIKPIDKKAPDFMFFAPRVRINKRILALCMGNHELYMRRRKPDTIDVQQMKAQAREEKNAKQQEREKLQLALAARERAEKKQQEYEDRLKQMQEEMERSQRDLLEAQEMIRRLEEQLKQLQAAKDELELRQKELQSMLQRLEEAKNMEAVEKIKLEEEIMAKQMEVQRIQDEVNAKDEETKRLQDEVEEARRKQAEAAAALLAASTTPQHHHVAEDENENEEELTNGDAGGDVSRDLDTDEHIKDPIEDRRTLAERNERLHDQLKALKQDLAQSRDETKETANDKIHRENVRQGRDKYKTLREIRKGNTKRRVDQFENM; this is encoded by the exons ATGTCTCCAAAAGCG CTGAATGTGCGCGTCACGACCATGGACGCCGAACTGGAGTTTGCCATCCAGTCGACGACGACGGGCAAACAACTGTTCGATCAGGTGGTCAAGACGATCGGCCTGCGTGAGGTTTGGTTCTTTGGTCTTCAGTATACCGACTCCAAAGGCGACTCCACATGGATTAAGCTGTACAAAAAG AACGAATCGCCGGCCAAAAAGACCATAAAGTACTTGAAACGCGTAAAGAAATATGTGGACAAGCGGACAACAAGCGACAGAAATGGAGTCCATCATTCGGAGACAAGCGAAGAAGAAGACGATATG actGGATCAATGCCGTTTTCCACATGG GTCATGAATCAGGATGTCAAGAAGGAGAATCCATTGCAGTTCAGATTCCGTGCCAAATTCTATCCGGAAGATGTGGCCGAGGAGCTCATACAGGACATCACATTGCGCCTGTTCTATCTGCAGGTGAAGAATGCCATATTGACCGACGAGATCTATTGTCCGCCCGAGACGTCCGTGCTGCTGGCGTCGTACGCGGTGCAGGCACGTCACGGGGATCACAACAAGACCACCCACACAGCCGGCTTCTTGGCGAACGATCGCTTGCTGCCGCAGCGGGTGATCGATCAGCACAAGATGTCCAAGGACGAGTGGGAGCAATCGATAATGACCTGGTGGCAGGAGCATCGCAGCATGCTGCGCGAGGATGCCATGATGGAGTATTTGAAGATCGCCCAGGATCTGGAGATGTACGGCGTCAACTACTTTGAGATCAGGAACAAGAAGGGCACCGATCTCTGGCTGGGCGTCGATGCCCTCGGCCTGAACATCTACGAACAGGACGATCGACTGACGCCGAAGATTGGCTTCCCCTGGTCCGAGATACGGAACATCTCCTTCTCCGAAAAGAAGTTCATCATCAAGCCGATCGACAAGAAGGCCCCTGACTTTATGTTCTTTGCCCCACGTGTTCGCATCAACAAGCGGATCCTGGCCCTCTGCATGGGCAACCATGAGCTGTACATGCGTCGTCGCAAGCCCGACACGATCGACGTGCAGCAAATGAAGGCGCAGGCGCGCGAAGAGAAAAATGCCAAACAGCAGGAGCG CGAAAAGCTTCAACTGGCGCTGGCCGCTCGCGAACGTGCCgaaaagaagcagcaggaGTATGAGGATCGCCTGAAGCAAATGCAGGAGGAGATGGAGCGCTCGCAGCGCGATCTGCTCGAGGCCCAGGAGATGATCCGTCGGCTGGAGGAGCAGCTGAAGCAGCTGCAGGCCGCCAAGGATGAGCTCGAGCTGCGCCAAAAGGAGCTGCAGTCGATGCTGCAGCGCCTCGAGGAGGCCAAGAACATGGAGGCCGTCGAGAAGATCAAGCTCGAGGAGGAGATCATGGCCAAGCAAATGGAGGTGCAGCGCATCCAGGACGAGGTCAATGCCAAGGACGAGGAGACCAAGCGTCTGCAAGACGAAGTCGAAGAGGCACGACGCAAGCAG GCTGAAGCGGCTGCCGCATTGTTGGCTGCATCGACAACGCCGCAGCATCATCATGTGGCCGAGGATGAGAACGAGAATGAGGAAGAGCTGACGAACGGCGATGCCGGTGGCGATGTATCACGCGACCTGGACACTGACGAGCATATAAAGGATCCCATCGAGGATAGACGCACGCTGGCCGAGCGCAATGAGCGCCTGCACGATCAGCTTAAG GCCCTGAAACAAGATCTGGCGCAGTCGCGGGATGAGACGAAAGAGACGGCAAACGATAAGATTCATCGGGAGAATGTGCGTCAGGGACGCGACAAGTACAAGACGCTCCGTGAGATCCGTAAGGGCAACACAAAGCGTCGTGTTGATCAATTCGAGAACATGTAA
- the LOC108160219 gene encoding moesin/ezrin/radixin homolog 1 isoform X5, translating to MSPKALNVRVTTMDAELEFAIQSTTTGKQLFDQVVKTIGLREVWFFGLQYTDSKGDSTWIKLYKKTGSMPFSTWVMNQDVKKENPLQFRFRAKFYPEDVAEELIQDITLRLFYLQVKNAILTDEIYCPPETSVLLASYAVQARHGDHNKTTHTAGFLANDRLLPQRVIDQHKMSKDEWEQSIMTWWQEHRSMLREDAMMEYLKIAQDLEMYGVNYFEIRNKKGTDLWLGVDALGLNIYEQDDRLTPKIGFPWSEIRNISFSEKKFIIKPIDKKAPDFMFFAPRVRINKRILALCMGNHELYMRRRKPDTIDVQQMKAQAREEKNAKQQEREKLQLALAARERAEKKQQEYEDRLKQMQEEMERSQRDLLEAQEMIRRLEEQLKQLQAAKDELELRQKELQSMLQRLEEAKNMEAVEKIKLEEEIMAKQMEVQRIQDEVNAKDEETKRLQDEVEEARRKQAEAAAALLAASTTPQHHHVAEDENENEEELTNGDAGGDVSRDLDTDEHIKDPIEDRRTLAERNERLHDQLKALKQDLAQSRDETKETANDKIHRENVRQGRDKYKTLREIRKGNTKRRVDQFENM from the exons ATGTCTCCAAAAGCG CTGAATGTGCGCGTCACGACCATGGACGCCGAACTGGAGTTTGCCATCCAGTCGACGACGACGGGCAAACAACTGTTCGATCAGGTGGTCAAGACGATCGGCCTGCGTGAGGTTTGGTTCTTTGGTCTTCAGTATACCGACTCCAAAGGCGACTCCACATGGATTAAGCTGTACAAAAAG actGGATCAATGCCGTTTTCCACATGG GTCATGAATCAGGATGTCAAGAAGGAGAATCCATTGCAGTTCAGATTCCGTGCCAAATTCTATCCGGAAGATGTGGCCGAGGAGCTCATACAGGACATCACATTGCGCCTGTTCTATCTGCAGGTGAAGAATGCCATATTGACCGACGAGATCTATTGTCCGCCCGAGACGTCCGTGCTGCTGGCGTCGTACGCGGTGCAGGCACGTCACGGGGATCACAACAAGACCACCCACACAGCCGGCTTCTTGGCGAACGATCGCTTGCTGCCGCAGCGGGTGATCGATCAGCACAAGATGTCCAAGGACGAGTGGGAGCAATCGATAATGACCTGGTGGCAGGAGCATCGCAGCATGCTGCGCGAGGATGCCATGATGGAGTATTTGAAGATCGCCCAGGATCTGGAGATGTACGGCGTCAACTACTTTGAGATCAGGAACAAGAAGGGCACCGATCTCTGGCTGGGCGTCGATGCCCTCGGCCTGAACATCTACGAACAGGACGATCGACTGACGCCGAAGATTGGCTTCCCCTGGTCCGAGATACGGAACATCTCCTTCTCCGAAAAGAAGTTCATCATCAAGCCGATCGACAAGAAGGCCCCTGACTTTATGTTCTTTGCCCCACGTGTTCGCATCAACAAGCGGATCCTGGCCCTCTGCATGGGCAACCATGAGCTGTACATGCGTCGTCGCAAGCCCGACACGATCGACGTGCAGCAAATGAAGGCGCAGGCGCGCGAAGAGAAAAATGCCAAACAGCAGGAGCG CGAAAAGCTTCAACTGGCGCTGGCCGCTCGCGAACGTGCCgaaaagaagcagcaggaGTATGAGGATCGCCTGAAGCAAATGCAGGAGGAGATGGAGCGCTCGCAGCGCGATCTGCTCGAGGCCCAGGAGATGATCCGTCGGCTGGAGGAGCAGCTGAAGCAGCTGCAGGCCGCCAAGGATGAGCTCGAGCTGCGCCAAAAGGAGCTGCAGTCGATGCTGCAGCGCCTCGAGGAGGCCAAGAACATGGAGGCCGTCGAGAAGATCAAGCTCGAGGAGGAGATCATGGCCAAGCAAATGGAGGTGCAGCGCATCCAGGACGAGGTCAATGCCAAGGACGAGGAGACCAAGCGTCTGCAAGACGAAGTCGAAGAGGCACGACGCAAGCAG GCTGAAGCGGCTGCCGCATTGTTGGCTGCATCGACAACGCCGCAGCATCATCATGTGGCCGAGGATGAGAACGAGAATGAGGAAGAGCTGACGAACGGCGATGCCGGTGGCGATGTATCACGCGACCTGGACACTGACGAGCATATAAAGGATCCCATCGAGGATAGACGCACGCTGGCCGAGCGCAATGAGCGCCTGCACGATCAGCTTAAG GCCCTGAAACAAGATCTGGCGCAGTCGCGGGATGAGACGAAAGAGACGGCAAACGATAAGATTCATCGGGAGAATGTGCGTCAGGGACGCGACAAGTACAAGACGCTCCGTGAGATCCGTAAGGGCAACACAAAGCGTCGTGTTGATCAATTCGAGAACATGTAA
- the LOC108160219 gene encoding moesin/ezrin/radixin homolog 1 isoform X6, with product MSPKALNVRVTTMDAELEFAIQSTTTGKQLFDQVVKTIGLREVWFFGLQYTDSKGDSTWIKLYKKVMNQDVKKENPLQFRFRAKFYPEDVAEELIQDITLRLFYLQVKNAILTDEIYCPPETSVLLASYAVQARHGDHNKTTHTAGFLANDRLLPQRVIDQHKMSKDEWEQSIMTWWQEHRSMLREDAMMEYLKIAQDLEMYGVNYFEIRNKKGTDLWLGVDALGLNIYEQDDRLTPKIGFPWSEIRNISFSEKKFIIKPIDKKAPDFMFFAPRVRINKRILALCMGNHELYMRRRKPDTIDVQQMKAQAREEKNAKQQEREKLQLALAARERAEKKQQEYEDRLKQMQEEMERSQRDLLEAQEMIRRLEEQLKQLQAAKDELELRQKELQSMLQRLEEAKNMEAVEKIKLEEEIMAKQMEVQRIQDEVNAKDEETKRLQDEVEEARRKQAEAAAALLAASTTPQHHHVAEDENENEEELTNGDAGGDVSRDLDTDEHIKDPIEDRRTLAERNERLHDQLKALKQDLAQSRDETKETANDKIHRENVRQGRDKYKTLREIRKGNTKRRVDQFENM from the exons ATGTCTCCAAAAGCG CTGAATGTGCGCGTCACGACCATGGACGCCGAACTGGAGTTTGCCATCCAGTCGACGACGACGGGCAAACAACTGTTCGATCAGGTGGTCAAGACGATCGGCCTGCGTGAGGTTTGGTTCTTTGGTCTTCAGTATACCGACTCCAAAGGCGACTCCACATGGATTAAGCTGTACAAAAAG GTCATGAATCAGGATGTCAAGAAGGAGAATCCATTGCAGTTCAGATTCCGTGCCAAATTCTATCCGGAAGATGTGGCCGAGGAGCTCATACAGGACATCACATTGCGCCTGTTCTATCTGCAGGTGAAGAATGCCATATTGACCGACGAGATCTATTGTCCGCCCGAGACGTCCGTGCTGCTGGCGTCGTACGCGGTGCAGGCACGTCACGGGGATCACAACAAGACCACCCACACAGCCGGCTTCTTGGCGAACGATCGCTTGCTGCCGCAGCGGGTGATCGATCAGCACAAGATGTCCAAGGACGAGTGGGAGCAATCGATAATGACCTGGTGGCAGGAGCATCGCAGCATGCTGCGCGAGGATGCCATGATGGAGTATTTGAAGATCGCCCAGGATCTGGAGATGTACGGCGTCAACTACTTTGAGATCAGGAACAAGAAGGGCACCGATCTCTGGCTGGGCGTCGATGCCCTCGGCCTGAACATCTACGAACAGGACGATCGACTGACGCCGAAGATTGGCTTCCCCTGGTCCGAGATACGGAACATCTCCTTCTCCGAAAAGAAGTTCATCATCAAGCCGATCGACAAGAAGGCCCCTGACTTTATGTTCTTTGCCCCACGTGTTCGCATCAACAAGCGGATCCTGGCCCTCTGCATGGGCAACCATGAGCTGTACATGCGTCGTCGCAAGCCCGACACGATCGACGTGCAGCAAATGAAGGCGCAGGCGCGCGAAGAGAAAAATGCCAAACAGCAGGAGCG CGAAAAGCTTCAACTGGCGCTGGCCGCTCGCGAACGTGCCgaaaagaagcagcaggaGTATGAGGATCGCCTGAAGCAAATGCAGGAGGAGATGGAGCGCTCGCAGCGCGATCTGCTCGAGGCCCAGGAGATGATCCGTCGGCTGGAGGAGCAGCTGAAGCAGCTGCAGGCCGCCAAGGATGAGCTCGAGCTGCGCCAAAAGGAGCTGCAGTCGATGCTGCAGCGCCTCGAGGAGGCCAAGAACATGGAGGCCGTCGAGAAGATCAAGCTCGAGGAGGAGATCATGGCCAAGCAAATGGAGGTGCAGCGCATCCAGGACGAGGTCAATGCCAAGGACGAGGAGACCAAGCGTCTGCAAGACGAAGTCGAAGAGGCACGACGCAAGCAG GCTGAAGCGGCTGCCGCATTGTTGGCTGCATCGACAACGCCGCAGCATCATCATGTGGCCGAGGATGAGAACGAGAATGAGGAAGAGCTGACGAACGGCGATGCCGGTGGCGATGTATCACGCGACCTGGACACTGACGAGCATATAAAGGATCCCATCGAGGATAGACGCACGCTGGCCGAGCGCAATGAGCGCCTGCACGATCAGCTTAAG GCCCTGAAACAAGATCTGGCGCAGTCGCGGGATGAGACGAAAGAGACGGCAAACGATAAGATTCATCGGGAGAATGTGCGTCAGGGACGCGACAAGTACAAGACGCTCCGTGAGATCCGTAAGGGCAACACAAAGCGTCGTGTTGATCAATTCGAGAACATGTAA
- the LOC108160219 gene encoding moesin/ezrin/radixin homolog 1 isoform X1: protein MVVVSDSRVRMPRYGGVSVKRKTLNVRVTTMDAELEFAIQSTTTGKQLFDQVVKTIGLREVWFFGLQYTDSKGDSTWIKLYKKNESPAKKTIKYLKRVKKYVDKRTTSDRNGVHHSETSEEEDDMTGSMPFSTWVMNQDVKKENPLQFRFRAKFYPEDVAEELIQDITLRLFYLQVKNAILTDEIYCPPETSVLLASYAVQARHGDHNKTTHTAGFLANDRLLPQRVIDQHKMSKDEWEQSIMTWWQEHRSMLREDAMMEYLKIAQDLEMYGVNYFEIRNKKGTDLWLGVDALGLNIYEQDDRLTPKIGFPWSEIRNISFSEKKFIIKPIDKKAPDFMFFAPRVRINKRILALCMGNHELYMRRRKPDTIDVQQMKAQAREEKNAKQQEREKLQLALAARERAEKKQQEYEDRLKQMQEEMERSQRDLLEAQEMIRRLEEQLKQLQAAKDELELRQKELQSMLQRLEEAKNMEAVEKIKLEEEIMAKQMEVQRIQDEVNAKDEETKRLQDEVEEARRKQAEAAAALLAASTTPQHHHVAEDENENEEELTNGDAGGDVSRDLDTDEHIKDPIEDRRTLAERNERLHDQLKALKQDLAQSRDETKETANDKIHRENVRQGRDKYKTLREIRKGNTKRRVDQFENM from the exons ATGGTCGTCGTCTCCGACAGCCGTGTCCGTATGCCCCGCTACGGCGGAGTCAGTGTTAAGCGGAAAACG CTGAATGTGCGCGTCACGACCATGGACGCCGAACTGGAGTTTGCCATCCAGTCGACGACGACGGGCAAACAACTGTTCGATCAGGTGGTCAAGACGATCGGCCTGCGTGAGGTTTGGTTCTTTGGTCTTCAGTATACCGACTCCAAAGGCGACTCCACATGGATTAAGCTGTACAAAAAG AACGAATCGCCGGCCAAAAAGACCATAAAGTACTTGAAACGCGTAAAGAAATATGTGGACAAGCGGACAACAAGCGACAGAAATGGAGTCCATCATTCGGAGACAAGCGAAGAAGAAGACGATATG actGGATCAATGCCGTTTTCCACATGG GTCATGAATCAGGATGTCAAGAAGGAGAATCCATTGCAGTTCAGATTCCGTGCCAAATTCTATCCGGAAGATGTGGCCGAGGAGCTCATACAGGACATCACATTGCGCCTGTTCTATCTGCAGGTGAAGAATGCCATATTGACCGACGAGATCTATTGTCCGCCCGAGACGTCCGTGCTGCTGGCGTCGTACGCGGTGCAGGCACGTCACGGGGATCACAACAAGACCACCCACACAGCCGGCTTCTTGGCGAACGATCGCTTGCTGCCGCAGCGGGTGATCGATCAGCACAAGATGTCCAAGGACGAGTGGGAGCAATCGATAATGACCTGGTGGCAGGAGCATCGCAGCATGCTGCGCGAGGATGCCATGATGGAGTATTTGAAGATCGCCCAGGATCTGGAGATGTACGGCGTCAACTACTTTGAGATCAGGAACAAGAAGGGCACCGATCTCTGGCTGGGCGTCGATGCCCTCGGCCTGAACATCTACGAACAGGACGATCGACTGACGCCGAAGATTGGCTTCCCCTGGTCCGAGATACGGAACATCTCCTTCTCCGAAAAGAAGTTCATCATCAAGCCGATCGACAAGAAGGCCCCTGACTTTATGTTCTTTGCCCCACGTGTTCGCATCAACAAGCGGATCCTGGCCCTCTGCATGGGCAACCATGAGCTGTACATGCGTCGTCGCAAGCCCGACACGATCGACGTGCAGCAAATGAAGGCGCAGGCGCGCGAAGAGAAAAATGCCAAACAGCAGGAGCG CGAAAAGCTTCAACTGGCGCTGGCCGCTCGCGAACGTGCCgaaaagaagcagcaggaGTATGAGGATCGCCTGAAGCAAATGCAGGAGGAGATGGAGCGCTCGCAGCGCGATCTGCTCGAGGCCCAGGAGATGATCCGTCGGCTGGAGGAGCAGCTGAAGCAGCTGCAGGCCGCCAAGGATGAGCTCGAGCTGCGCCAAAAGGAGCTGCAGTCGATGCTGCAGCGCCTCGAGGAGGCCAAGAACATGGAGGCCGTCGAGAAGATCAAGCTCGAGGAGGAGATCATGGCCAAGCAAATGGAGGTGCAGCGCATCCAGGACGAGGTCAATGCCAAGGACGAGGAGACCAAGCGTCTGCAAGACGAAGTCGAAGAGGCACGACGCAAGCAG GCTGAAGCGGCTGCCGCATTGTTGGCTGCATCGACAACGCCGCAGCATCATCATGTGGCCGAGGATGAGAACGAGAATGAGGAAGAGCTGACGAACGGCGATGCCGGTGGCGATGTATCACGCGACCTGGACACTGACGAGCATATAAAGGATCCCATCGAGGATAGACGCACGCTGGCCGAGCGCAATGAGCGCCTGCACGATCAGCTTAAG GCCCTGAAACAAGATCTGGCGCAGTCGCGGGATGAGACGAAAGAGACGGCAAACGATAAGATTCATCGGGAGAATGTGCGTCAGGGACGCGACAAGTACAAGACGCTCCGTGAGATCCGTAAGGGCAACACAAAGCGTCGTGTTGATCAATTCGAGAACATGTAA
- the LOC108160219 gene encoding moesin/ezrin/radixin homolog 1 isoform X2 yields MVVVSDSRVRMPRYGGVSVKRKTLNVRVTTMDAELEFAIQSTTTGKQLFDQVVKTIGLREVWFFGLQYTDSKGDSTWIKLYKKTGSMPFSTWVMNQDVKKENPLQFRFRAKFYPEDVAEELIQDITLRLFYLQVKNAILTDEIYCPPETSVLLASYAVQARHGDHNKTTHTAGFLANDRLLPQRVIDQHKMSKDEWEQSIMTWWQEHRSMLREDAMMEYLKIAQDLEMYGVNYFEIRNKKGTDLWLGVDALGLNIYEQDDRLTPKIGFPWSEIRNISFSEKKFIIKPIDKKAPDFMFFAPRVRINKRILALCMGNHELYMRRRKPDTIDVQQMKAQAREEKNAKQQEREKLQLALAARERAEKKQQEYEDRLKQMQEEMERSQRDLLEAQEMIRRLEEQLKQLQAAKDELELRQKELQSMLQRLEEAKNMEAVEKIKLEEEIMAKQMEVQRIQDEVNAKDEETKRLQDEVEEARRKQAEAAAALLAASTTPQHHHVAEDENENEEELTNGDAGGDVSRDLDTDEHIKDPIEDRRTLAERNERLHDQLKALKQDLAQSRDETKETANDKIHRENVRQGRDKYKTLREIRKGNTKRRVDQFENM; encoded by the exons ATGGTCGTCGTCTCCGACAGCCGTGTCCGTATGCCCCGCTACGGCGGAGTCAGTGTTAAGCGGAAAACG CTGAATGTGCGCGTCACGACCATGGACGCCGAACTGGAGTTTGCCATCCAGTCGACGACGACGGGCAAACAACTGTTCGATCAGGTGGTCAAGACGATCGGCCTGCGTGAGGTTTGGTTCTTTGGTCTTCAGTATACCGACTCCAAAGGCGACTCCACATGGATTAAGCTGTACAAAAAG actGGATCAATGCCGTTTTCCACATGG GTCATGAATCAGGATGTCAAGAAGGAGAATCCATTGCAGTTCAGATTCCGTGCCAAATTCTATCCGGAAGATGTGGCCGAGGAGCTCATACAGGACATCACATTGCGCCTGTTCTATCTGCAGGTGAAGAATGCCATATTGACCGACGAGATCTATTGTCCGCCCGAGACGTCCGTGCTGCTGGCGTCGTACGCGGTGCAGGCACGTCACGGGGATCACAACAAGACCACCCACACAGCCGGCTTCTTGGCGAACGATCGCTTGCTGCCGCAGCGGGTGATCGATCAGCACAAGATGTCCAAGGACGAGTGGGAGCAATCGATAATGACCTGGTGGCAGGAGCATCGCAGCATGCTGCGCGAGGATGCCATGATGGAGTATTTGAAGATCGCCCAGGATCTGGAGATGTACGGCGTCAACTACTTTGAGATCAGGAACAAGAAGGGCACCGATCTCTGGCTGGGCGTCGATGCCCTCGGCCTGAACATCTACGAACAGGACGATCGACTGACGCCGAAGATTGGCTTCCCCTGGTCCGAGATACGGAACATCTCCTTCTCCGAAAAGAAGTTCATCATCAAGCCGATCGACAAGAAGGCCCCTGACTTTATGTTCTTTGCCCCACGTGTTCGCATCAACAAGCGGATCCTGGCCCTCTGCATGGGCAACCATGAGCTGTACATGCGTCGTCGCAAGCCCGACACGATCGACGTGCAGCAAATGAAGGCGCAGGCGCGCGAAGAGAAAAATGCCAAACAGCAGGAGCG CGAAAAGCTTCAACTGGCGCTGGCCGCTCGCGAACGTGCCgaaaagaagcagcaggaGTATGAGGATCGCCTGAAGCAAATGCAGGAGGAGATGGAGCGCTCGCAGCGCGATCTGCTCGAGGCCCAGGAGATGATCCGTCGGCTGGAGGAGCAGCTGAAGCAGCTGCAGGCCGCCAAGGATGAGCTCGAGCTGCGCCAAAAGGAGCTGCAGTCGATGCTGCAGCGCCTCGAGGAGGCCAAGAACATGGAGGCCGTCGAGAAGATCAAGCTCGAGGAGGAGATCATGGCCAAGCAAATGGAGGTGCAGCGCATCCAGGACGAGGTCAATGCCAAGGACGAGGAGACCAAGCGTCTGCAAGACGAAGTCGAAGAGGCACGACGCAAGCAG GCTGAAGCGGCTGCCGCATTGTTGGCTGCATCGACAACGCCGCAGCATCATCATGTGGCCGAGGATGAGAACGAGAATGAGGAAGAGCTGACGAACGGCGATGCCGGTGGCGATGTATCACGCGACCTGGACACTGACGAGCATATAAAGGATCCCATCGAGGATAGACGCACGCTGGCCGAGCGCAATGAGCGCCTGCACGATCAGCTTAAG GCCCTGAAACAAGATCTGGCGCAGTCGCGGGATGAGACGAAAGAGACGGCAAACGATAAGATTCATCGGGAGAATGTGCGTCAGGGACGCGACAAGTACAAGACGCTCCGTGAGATCCGTAAGGGCAACACAAAGCGTCGTGTTGATCAATTCGAGAACATGTAA
- the LOC108160219 gene encoding moesin/ezrin/radixin homolog 1 isoform X3 codes for MVVVSDSRVRMPRYGGVSVKRKTLNVRVTTMDAELEFAIQSTTTGKQLFDQVVKTIGLREVWFFGLQYTDSKGDSTWIKLYKKVMNQDVKKENPLQFRFRAKFYPEDVAEELIQDITLRLFYLQVKNAILTDEIYCPPETSVLLASYAVQARHGDHNKTTHTAGFLANDRLLPQRVIDQHKMSKDEWEQSIMTWWQEHRSMLREDAMMEYLKIAQDLEMYGVNYFEIRNKKGTDLWLGVDALGLNIYEQDDRLTPKIGFPWSEIRNISFSEKKFIIKPIDKKAPDFMFFAPRVRINKRILALCMGNHELYMRRRKPDTIDVQQMKAQAREEKNAKQQEREKLQLALAARERAEKKQQEYEDRLKQMQEEMERSQRDLLEAQEMIRRLEEQLKQLQAAKDELELRQKELQSMLQRLEEAKNMEAVEKIKLEEEIMAKQMEVQRIQDEVNAKDEETKRLQDEVEEARRKQAEAAAALLAASTTPQHHHVAEDENENEEELTNGDAGGDVSRDLDTDEHIKDPIEDRRTLAERNERLHDQLKALKQDLAQSRDETKETANDKIHRENVRQGRDKYKTLREIRKGNTKRRVDQFENM; via the exons ATGGTCGTCGTCTCCGACAGCCGTGTCCGTATGCCCCGCTACGGCGGAGTCAGTGTTAAGCGGAAAACG CTGAATGTGCGCGTCACGACCATGGACGCCGAACTGGAGTTTGCCATCCAGTCGACGACGACGGGCAAACAACTGTTCGATCAGGTGGTCAAGACGATCGGCCTGCGTGAGGTTTGGTTCTTTGGTCTTCAGTATACCGACTCCAAAGGCGACTCCACATGGATTAAGCTGTACAAAAAG GTCATGAATCAGGATGTCAAGAAGGAGAATCCATTGCAGTTCAGATTCCGTGCCAAATTCTATCCGGAAGATGTGGCCGAGGAGCTCATACAGGACATCACATTGCGCCTGTTCTATCTGCAGGTGAAGAATGCCATATTGACCGACGAGATCTATTGTCCGCCCGAGACGTCCGTGCTGCTGGCGTCGTACGCGGTGCAGGCACGTCACGGGGATCACAACAAGACCACCCACACAGCCGGCTTCTTGGCGAACGATCGCTTGCTGCCGCAGCGGGTGATCGATCAGCACAAGATGTCCAAGGACGAGTGGGAGCAATCGATAATGACCTGGTGGCAGGAGCATCGCAGCATGCTGCGCGAGGATGCCATGATGGAGTATTTGAAGATCGCCCAGGATCTGGAGATGTACGGCGTCAACTACTTTGAGATCAGGAACAAGAAGGGCACCGATCTCTGGCTGGGCGTCGATGCCCTCGGCCTGAACATCTACGAACAGGACGATCGACTGACGCCGAAGATTGGCTTCCCCTGGTCCGAGATACGGAACATCTCCTTCTCCGAAAAGAAGTTCATCATCAAGCCGATCGACAAGAAGGCCCCTGACTTTATGTTCTTTGCCCCACGTGTTCGCATCAACAAGCGGATCCTGGCCCTCTGCATGGGCAACCATGAGCTGTACATGCGTCGTCGCAAGCCCGACACGATCGACGTGCAGCAAATGAAGGCGCAGGCGCGCGAAGAGAAAAATGCCAAACAGCAGGAGCG CGAAAAGCTTCAACTGGCGCTGGCCGCTCGCGAACGTGCCgaaaagaagcagcaggaGTATGAGGATCGCCTGAAGCAAATGCAGGAGGAGATGGAGCGCTCGCAGCGCGATCTGCTCGAGGCCCAGGAGATGATCCGTCGGCTGGAGGAGCAGCTGAAGCAGCTGCAGGCCGCCAAGGATGAGCTCGAGCTGCGCCAAAAGGAGCTGCAGTCGATGCTGCAGCGCCTCGAGGAGGCCAAGAACATGGAGGCCGTCGAGAAGATCAAGCTCGAGGAGGAGATCATGGCCAAGCAAATGGAGGTGCAGCGCATCCAGGACGAGGTCAATGCCAAGGACGAGGAGACCAAGCGTCTGCAAGACGAAGTCGAAGAGGCACGACGCAAGCAG GCTGAAGCGGCTGCCGCATTGTTGGCTGCATCGACAACGCCGCAGCATCATCATGTGGCCGAGGATGAGAACGAGAATGAGGAAGAGCTGACGAACGGCGATGCCGGTGGCGATGTATCACGCGACCTGGACACTGACGAGCATATAAAGGATCCCATCGAGGATAGACGCACGCTGGCCGAGCGCAATGAGCGCCTGCACGATCAGCTTAAG GCCCTGAAACAAGATCTGGCGCAGTCGCGGGATGAGACGAAAGAGACGGCAAACGATAAGATTCATCGGGAGAATGTGCGTCAGGGACGCGACAAGTACAAGACGCTCCGTGAGATCCGTAAGGGCAACACAAAGCGTCGTGTTGATCAATTCGAGAACATGTAA